From Astyanax mexicanus isolate ESR-SI-001 chromosome 13, AstMex3_surface, whole genome shotgun sequence, the proteins below share one genomic window:
- the map7b gene encoding ensconsin isoform X6, translated as MPAPPRLRRGGCASASGSGCGSGSGCGRGTGRGGGSGGGRPALPSLFTITEEEEEQRSRRKKRRRGGSDCTFRDDEKKSSSHPDSSTSGHNTYTIPSPTDVQNTAGRPEPLGFKLDERQRLARERREEREKQNAAREAQWLEREERARQFYERQLEERKKRLEEQRIKEDRRRAAVEEKRRQKLQEEKARYEAVMRRTLERSQRTRPKSNRWSWGGVLTTSTSHNSGFDDSALLLPLDLAGLERYHGAFSLARQQRLRSQYADRRSVSTMNLSKHTDPVITKRLSSSSATLVNSPDRGMRRMPLTPWENTVVSRLQAPTHSYLARSRSAMSLSGDAVTPVCPRSASCHPMSSQSFKSLQSRSAERPMRAGLSLERPIRAGYAGPETLPRRKTTHNIPVDRKDKDYVRKSWSNLSYPTPSLTTLPTKRAPSPSSQRSRTSQHLSTRSSAKPPPVSQKPPITKKSRSPPPPASIPLSPSNPSLSPGNLRPNRVPSESPRATPEGENGRKVEDEAKTEVEAERQEEAEPRTRSAKSPAEGTVPKAEPAGESGVGSPAVRTSAGTTDPEEASRLLSEKRRQAREQREREEEERRQQEEAERRHREEMARRKAEERARREEEAQRVAEEKKQKEEEEKRLEEERLQREREETERLQKQKEEEEARQREEAERLRQEREKHFQKEEAERLERKKRLEEIMKRTRRSDQKSTVQRNGEVSQQRGQDSAPGSPSISVLSPRSPEISEHRNGHTNPDPNPSSHTLPPAEHSLSTEADLRENGVISETQEFEEVIDLPVAKFSRQEGDGEEEDERRKTPLLAFRENGSSHNLNPREDAQTQQQQQQVMSE; from the exons ATGCCGGCACCCCCCAGGCTGAGGAGGGGAGGCTGTGCCAGTGCCAGTGGCAGTGGCTGTGGCAGTGGCAGTGGCTGTGGCAGAGGCACTGGCAGAGGAGGTGGCAGCGGTGGTGGCAGGCCGGCTCTGCCCTCGCTCTTCACCAtcactgaggaagaggaggaacagAGGAGCCGCCGCAAGAAACGCAGGAGAGGAG GCTCAGACTGCACCTTCAGAGACGATGAGAAGAAATCCTCCAGTCACCCGGACTCGTCCACCTCCGGACACAACACCTACACCATCCCCAGCCCCACCGATGTTCAGAACACTGCAGGTAGACCAG AACCTCTGGGTTTTAAGCTGGATGAGAGACAGAGACTCGCCCGAGAGAGACGAGAGGAGCGGGAGAAACAGAACG ctgcTCGGGAGGCGCAGTGGTTGGAGCGTGAGGAGAGGGCGAGGCAGTTCTATGAGAGGCAGTTGGAGGAGAGGAAGAAGCGTCTGGAGGAACAGAGGATAAAGGAGGACAGGAGACGCGCCGCGGTGGAGGAGAAACGACGGCAGAAACTCCAGGAGgagaag GCGCGCTATGAGGCTGTGATGAGGAGAACTCTGGAGAGAAGCCAGAGGACCCGACCAAAATCCAACCGCTGGAGCTGGGGAGGAGTCCTCACCACCAGCACCTCCCACAACAGcg gttttgATGACTCTGCTCTGCTCCTGCCGCTGGACCTGGCTGGGTTGGAGCGTTATCACGGGGCTTTTAGCCTGGCGCGGCAGCAGCGCCTACGCTCACAAT atGCTGACAGAAGGTCAGTCTCCACCATGAATCTGTCCAAACACACAGATCCAGTTATAACCAAACGTTTGTCCTCGTCTTCTGCCACGCTGGTAAACTCACCGGACAGAG gtatGCGTCGGATGCCTTTAACCCCGTGGGAGAACACTGTGGTCAGTCGTCTGCAGGCTCCCACTCACTCGTACCTGGCCCGGAGCCGCAGCGCTATGTCTCTCTCCGGAGATGCAG TGACCCCCGTTTGTCCTCGCTCAGCTTCCTGTCACCCAATGAGCTCGCAGTCCTTCAAGTCCCTGCAGTCACGCAGCGCCGAGCGGCCAATGAGGGCCGGCCTCAGCCTGGAACGACCAATCAGAGCCGGTTACGCCGGACCGGAAACTCTCCCTCGCAGAAAGACAACGCACAACATCCCG GTGGACAGGAAGGATAAGGACTATGTGAGAAAGTCCTGGAGTAATCTGTCCTATCCCACTCCATCACTAACTACATTACCCACCAAGAGAGCGCCAtcaccgagcagccagcgcagcAGAACCAGCCAGCACCTGTCTACCAG AAGTTCCGCTAAACCACCTCCCGTCTCCCAGAAGCCTCCCATCACCAAAAAGTCCCGGTCTCCGCCTCCACCAGCCTCCATACCCCTGTCTCCTAGCAACCCCTCCCTGTCGCCCGGCAACCTGAGGCCGAATAGGGTACCATCTGAAAGCCCCAGAGCGACCCCAGAGGGCGAGAATGGCAGGAAGGTGGAAGATGAGGCAAAAACGGAGGTGGAGGCTGAGAGACAGGAAGAGGCGGAGCCTAGAACCAGATCTGCTAAGTCTCCAGCAGAGGGCACTGTTCCAAAAGCAGAGCCTGCAGGAG AGAGCGGTGTCGGTTCTCCAGCAGTCAGAACCTCAGCAGGAACCACAGATCCAGAGGAAGCCTCTCGACTGCTGTCTGAGAAACGCCGTCAGGCCAGAGAACAGAGGGAGcgcgaggaggaggagaggaggcagCAGGAGGAGGCTGAGAG acggcACAGAGAGGAGATGGCTCGTAGGAAAGCGGAggagagagcgaggagagaggaggaggctCAGCGAGTGGCGGAGGAGAAGAaacagaaggaggaggaggagaaacgaCTAGAGGAGGagagactgcagagagagagagaggagacggAGCGCCTGCAGAAACAg aaggaggaagaggaggcccGGCAGCGTGAGGAAGCTGAGCGTTTACGTCAGGAGAGAGAGAAGCACTTTCAGAAAGAGGAGGCAGAGAGACTGGAGAGGAAGAAG CGCCTTGAAGAGATCATGAAACGCACACGCCGCTCTGATCAG AAAAGCACAGTCCAGAGGAATGGAGAGGTGAGCCAGCAGCGCGGTCAGGACTCCG CTCCAGGTAGTCCCTCCATCAGCGTCTTGTCTCCGCGCTCACCTGAGATCTCTGAGCACAGAAACGGCCACACCAACCCCGACCCCAACCCCAGCTCTCACACACTGCCCCCTGCAGAACACAG TTTGAGTACAGAAGCTGATCTGAGAGAAAACGGTGTGATCTCAGAGACGCAGGAGTTTGAGGAAGTGATAGATCTGCCCGTGGCCAAGTTCTCCCGTCAGGAGGGGGACGGAGAGGAAGAGGATGAGAGGAGGAAGACTCCTCTACTGGCCTTCAGAGAGAACGGCAGCTCCCATAACCTGAACCCCCGGGAGGACGCTCagacccagcagcagcagcagcag
- the map7b gene encoding ensconsin isoform X2, protein MPAPPRLRRGGCASASGSGCGSGSGCGRGTGRGGGSGGGRPALPSLFTITEEEEEQRSRRKKRRRGGSDCTFRDDEKKSSSHPDSSTSGHNTYTIPSPTDVQNTAGRPEPLGFKLDERQRLARERREEREKQNAAREAQWLEREERARQFYERQLEERKKRLEEQRIKEDRRRAAVEEKRRQKLQEEKARYEAVMRRTLERSQRTRPKSNRWSWGGVLTTSTSHNSGFDDSALLLPLDLAGLERYHGAFSLARQQRLRSQYADRRSVSTMNLSKHTDPVITKRLSSSSATLVNSPDRALQKRTSVSSSCLVNKVQSRARGSREKILQDKPTGMRRMPLTPWENTVVSRLQAPTHSYLARSRSAMSLSGDAVTPVCPRSASCHPMSSQSFKSLQSRSAERPMRAGLSLERPIRAGYAGPETLPRRKTTHNIPVDRKDKDYVRKSWSNLSYPTPSLTTLPTKRAPSPSSQRSRTSQHLSTSSAKPPPVSQKPPITKKSRSPPPPASIPLSPSNPSLSPGNLRPNRVPSESPRATPEGENGRKVEDEAKTEVEAERQEEAEPRTRSAKSPAEGTVPKAEPAGESGVGSPAVRTSAGTTDPEEASRLLSEKRRQAREQREREEEERRQQEEAERRHREEMARRKAEERARREEEAQRVAEEKKQKEEEEKRLEEERLQREREETERLQKQKEEEEARQREEAERLRQEREKHFQKEEAERLERKKRLEEIMKRTRRSDQKSTVQRNGEVSQQRGQDSAPGSPSISVLSPRSPEISEHRNGHTNPDPNPSSHTLPPAEHSLSTEADLRENGVISETQEFEEVIDLPVAKFSRQEGDGEEEDERRKTPLLAFRENGSSHNLNPREDAQTQQQQQQVMSE, encoded by the exons ATGCCGGCACCCCCCAGGCTGAGGAGGGGAGGCTGTGCCAGTGCCAGTGGCAGTGGCTGTGGCAGTGGCAGTGGCTGTGGCAGAGGCACTGGCAGAGGAGGTGGCAGCGGTGGTGGCAGGCCGGCTCTGCCCTCGCTCTTCACCAtcactgaggaagaggaggaacagAGGAGCCGCCGCAAGAAACGCAGGAGAGGAG GCTCAGACTGCACCTTCAGAGACGATGAGAAGAAATCCTCCAGTCACCCGGACTCGTCCACCTCCGGACACAACACCTACACCATCCCCAGCCCCACCGATGTTCAGAACACTGCAGGTAGACCAG AACCTCTGGGTTTTAAGCTGGATGAGAGACAGAGACTCGCCCGAGAGAGACGAGAGGAGCGGGAGAAACAGAACG ctgcTCGGGAGGCGCAGTGGTTGGAGCGTGAGGAGAGGGCGAGGCAGTTCTATGAGAGGCAGTTGGAGGAGAGGAAGAAGCGTCTGGAGGAACAGAGGATAAAGGAGGACAGGAGACGCGCCGCGGTGGAGGAGAAACGACGGCAGAAACTCCAGGAGgagaag GCGCGCTATGAGGCTGTGATGAGGAGAACTCTGGAGAGAAGCCAGAGGACCCGACCAAAATCCAACCGCTGGAGCTGGGGAGGAGTCCTCACCACCAGCACCTCCCACAACAGcg gttttgATGACTCTGCTCTGCTCCTGCCGCTGGACCTGGCTGGGTTGGAGCGTTATCACGGGGCTTTTAGCCTGGCGCGGCAGCAGCGCCTACGCTCACAAT atGCTGACAGAAGGTCAGTCTCCACCATGAATCTGTCCAAACACACAGATCCAGTTATAACCAAACGTTTGTCCTCGTCTTCTGCCACGCTGGTAAACTCACCGGACAGAG CTTTGCAGAAGCGGACGTCCGTCTCCTCGTCCTGTTTAGTAAATAAAGTTCAGTCTAGAGCTCGAGGTTCCAGAGAGAAGATCCTGCAGGACAAGCCCACAG gtatGCGTCGGATGCCTTTAACCCCGTGGGAGAACACTGTGGTCAGTCGTCTGCAGGCTCCCACTCACTCGTACCTGGCCCGGAGCCGCAGCGCTATGTCTCTCTCCGGAGATGCAG TGACCCCCGTTTGTCCTCGCTCAGCTTCCTGTCACCCAATGAGCTCGCAGTCCTTCAAGTCCCTGCAGTCACGCAGCGCCGAGCGGCCAATGAGGGCCGGCCTCAGCCTGGAACGACCAATCAGAGCCGGTTACGCCGGACCGGAAACTCTCCCTCGCAGAAAGACAACGCACAACATCCCG GTGGACAGGAAGGATAAGGACTATGTGAGAAAGTCCTGGAGTAATCTGTCCTATCCCACTCCATCACTAACTACATTACCCACCAAGAGAGCGCCAtcaccgagcagccagcgcagcAGAACCAGCCAGCACCTGTCTACCAG TTCCGCTAAACCACCTCCCGTCTCCCAGAAGCCTCCCATCACCAAAAAGTCCCGGTCTCCGCCTCCACCAGCCTCCATACCCCTGTCTCCTAGCAACCCCTCCCTGTCGCCCGGCAACCTGAGGCCGAATAGGGTACCATCTGAAAGCCCCAGAGCGACCCCAGAGGGCGAGAATGGCAGGAAGGTGGAAGATGAGGCAAAAACGGAGGTGGAGGCTGAGAGACAGGAAGAGGCGGAGCCTAGAACCAGATCTGCTAAGTCTCCAGCAGAGGGCACTGTTCCAAAAGCAGAGCCTGCAGGAG AGAGCGGTGTCGGTTCTCCAGCAGTCAGAACCTCAGCAGGAACCACAGATCCAGAGGAAGCCTCTCGACTGCTGTCTGAGAAACGCCGTCAGGCCAGAGAACAGAGGGAGcgcgaggaggaggagaggaggcagCAGGAGGAGGCTGAGAG acggcACAGAGAGGAGATGGCTCGTAGGAAAGCGGAggagagagcgaggagagaggaggaggctCAGCGAGTGGCGGAGGAGAAGAaacagaaggaggaggaggagaaacgaCTAGAGGAGGagagactgcagagagagagagaggagacggAGCGCCTGCAGAAACAg aaggaggaagaggaggcccGGCAGCGTGAGGAAGCTGAGCGTTTACGTCAGGAGAGAGAGAAGCACTTTCAGAAAGAGGAGGCAGAGAGACTGGAGAGGAAGAAG CGCCTTGAAGAGATCATGAAACGCACACGCCGCTCTGATCAG AAAAGCACAGTCCAGAGGAATGGAGAGGTGAGCCAGCAGCGCGGTCAGGACTCCG CTCCAGGTAGTCCCTCCATCAGCGTCTTGTCTCCGCGCTCACCTGAGATCTCTGAGCACAGAAACGGCCACACCAACCCCGACCCCAACCCCAGCTCTCACACACTGCCCCCTGCAGAACACAG TTTGAGTACAGAAGCTGATCTGAGAGAAAACGGTGTGATCTCAGAGACGCAGGAGTTTGAGGAAGTGATAGATCTGCCCGTGGCCAAGTTCTCCCGTCAGGAGGGGGACGGAGAGGAAGAGGATGAGAGGAGGAAGACTCCTCTACTGGCCTTCAGAGAGAACGGCAGCTCCCATAACCTGAACCCCCGGGAGGACGCTCagacccagcagcagcagcagcag
- the map7b gene encoding ensconsin isoform X4: protein MPAPPRLRRGGCASASGSGCGSGSGCGRGTGRGGGSGGGRPALPSLFTITEEEEEQRSRRKKRRRGGSDCTFRDDEKKSSSHPDSSTSGHNTYTIPSPTDVQNTAGRPEPLGFKLDERQRLARERREEREKQNAAREAQWLEREERARQFYERQLEERKKRLEEQRIKEDRRRAAVEEKRRQKLQEEKARYEAVMRRTLERSQRTRPKSNRWSWGGVLTTSTSHNSGFDDSALLLPLDLAGLERYHGAFSLARQQRLRSQYADRRSVSTMNLSKHTDPVITKRLSSSSATLVNSPDRALQKRTSVSSSCLVNKVQSRARGSREKILQDKPTGMRRMPLTPWENTVVSRLQAPTHSYLARSRSAMSLSGDAASCHPMSSQSFKSLQSRSAERPMRAGLSLERPIRAGYAGPETLPRRKTTHNIPVDRKDKDYVRKSWSNLSYPTPSLTTLPTKRAPSPSSQRSRTSQHLSTRSSAKPPPVSQKPPITKKSRSPPPPASIPLSPSNPSLSPGNLRPNRVPSESPRATPEGENGRKVEDEAKTEVEAERQEEAEPRTRSAKSPAEGTVPKAEPAGESGVGSPAVRTSAGTTDPEEASRLLSEKRRQAREQREREEEERRQQEEAERRHREEMARRKAEERARREEEAQRVAEEKKQKEEEEKRLEEERLQREREETERLQKQKEEEEARQREEAERLRQEREKHFQKEEAERLERKKRLEEIMKRTRRSDQKSTVQRNGEVSQQRGQDSAPGSPSISVLSPRSPEISEHRNGHTNPDPNPSSHTLPPAEHSLSTEADLRENGVISETQEFEEVIDLPVAKFSRQEGDGEEEDERRKTPLLAFRENGSSHNLNPREDAQTQQQQQQVMSE from the exons ATGCCGGCACCCCCCAGGCTGAGGAGGGGAGGCTGTGCCAGTGCCAGTGGCAGTGGCTGTGGCAGTGGCAGTGGCTGTGGCAGAGGCACTGGCAGAGGAGGTGGCAGCGGTGGTGGCAGGCCGGCTCTGCCCTCGCTCTTCACCAtcactgaggaagaggaggaacagAGGAGCCGCCGCAAGAAACGCAGGAGAGGAG GCTCAGACTGCACCTTCAGAGACGATGAGAAGAAATCCTCCAGTCACCCGGACTCGTCCACCTCCGGACACAACACCTACACCATCCCCAGCCCCACCGATGTTCAGAACACTGCAGGTAGACCAG AACCTCTGGGTTTTAAGCTGGATGAGAGACAGAGACTCGCCCGAGAGAGACGAGAGGAGCGGGAGAAACAGAACG ctgcTCGGGAGGCGCAGTGGTTGGAGCGTGAGGAGAGGGCGAGGCAGTTCTATGAGAGGCAGTTGGAGGAGAGGAAGAAGCGTCTGGAGGAACAGAGGATAAAGGAGGACAGGAGACGCGCCGCGGTGGAGGAGAAACGACGGCAGAAACTCCAGGAGgagaag GCGCGCTATGAGGCTGTGATGAGGAGAACTCTGGAGAGAAGCCAGAGGACCCGACCAAAATCCAACCGCTGGAGCTGGGGAGGAGTCCTCACCACCAGCACCTCCCACAACAGcg gttttgATGACTCTGCTCTGCTCCTGCCGCTGGACCTGGCTGGGTTGGAGCGTTATCACGGGGCTTTTAGCCTGGCGCGGCAGCAGCGCCTACGCTCACAAT atGCTGACAGAAGGTCAGTCTCCACCATGAATCTGTCCAAACACACAGATCCAGTTATAACCAAACGTTTGTCCTCGTCTTCTGCCACGCTGGTAAACTCACCGGACAGAG CTTTGCAGAAGCGGACGTCCGTCTCCTCGTCCTGTTTAGTAAATAAAGTTCAGTCTAGAGCTCGAGGTTCCAGAGAGAAGATCCTGCAGGACAAGCCCACAG gtatGCGTCGGATGCCTTTAACCCCGTGGGAGAACACTGTGGTCAGTCGTCTGCAGGCTCCCACTCACTCGTACCTGGCCCGGAGCCGCAGCGCTATGTCTCTCTCCGGAGATGCAG CTTCCTGTCACCCAATGAGCTCGCAGTCCTTCAAGTCCCTGCAGTCACGCAGCGCCGAGCGGCCAATGAGGGCCGGCCTCAGCCTGGAACGACCAATCAGAGCCGGTTACGCCGGACCGGAAACTCTCCCTCGCAGAAAGACAACGCACAACATCCCG GTGGACAGGAAGGATAAGGACTATGTGAGAAAGTCCTGGAGTAATCTGTCCTATCCCACTCCATCACTAACTACATTACCCACCAAGAGAGCGCCAtcaccgagcagccagcgcagcAGAACCAGCCAGCACCTGTCTACCAG AAGTTCCGCTAAACCACCTCCCGTCTCCCAGAAGCCTCCCATCACCAAAAAGTCCCGGTCTCCGCCTCCACCAGCCTCCATACCCCTGTCTCCTAGCAACCCCTCCCTGTCGCCCGGCAACCTGAGGCCGAATAGGGTACCATCTGAAAGCCCCAGAGCGACCCCAGAGGGCGAGAATGGCAGGAAGGTGGAAGATGAGGCAAAAACGGAGGTGGAGGCTGAGAGACAGGAAGAGGCGGAGCCTAGAACCAGATCTGCTAAGTCTCCAGCAGAGGGCACTGTTCCAAAAGCAGAGCCTGCAGGAG AGAGCGGTGTCGGTTCTCCAGCAGTCAGAACCTCAGCAGGAACCACAGATCCAGAGGAAGCCTCTCGACTGCTGTCTGAGAAACGCCGTCAGGCCAGAGAACAGAGGGAGcgcgaggaggaggagaggaggcagCAGGAGGAGGCTGAGAG acggcACAGAGAGGAGATGGCTCGTAGGAAAGCGGAggagagagcgaggagagaggaggaggctCAGCGAGTGGCGGAGGAGAAGAaacagaaggaggaggaggagaaacgaCTAGAGGAGGagagactgcagagagagagagaggagacggAGCGCCTGCAGAAACAg aaggaggaagaggaggcccGGCAGCGTGAGGAAGCTGAGCGTTTACGTCAGGAGAGAGAGAAGCACTTTCAGAAAGAGGAGGCAGAGAGACTGGAGAGGAAGAAG CGCCTTGAAGAGATCATGAAACGCACACGCCGCTCTGATCAG AAAAGCACAGTCCAGAGGAATGGAGAGGTGAGCCAGCAGCGCGGTCAGGACTCCG CTCCAGGTAGTCCCTCCATCAGCGTCTTGTCTCCGCGCTCACCTGAGATCTCTGAGCACAGAAACGGCCACACCAACCCCGACCCCAACCCCAGCTCTCACACACTGCCCCCTGCAGAACACAG TTTGAGTACAGAAGCTGATCTGAGAGAAAACGGTGTGATCTCAGAGACGCAGGAGTTTGAGGAAGTGATAGATCTGCCCGTGGCCAAGTTCTCCCGTCAGGAGGGGGACGGAGAGGAAGAGGATGAGAGGAGGAAGACTCCTCTACTGGCCTTCAGAGAGAACGGCAGCTCCCATAACCTGAACCCCCGGGAGGACGCTCagacccagcagcagcagcagcag
- the map7b gene encoding ensconsin isoform X5 has protein sequence MPAPPRLRRGGCASASGSGCGSGSGCGRGTGRGGGSGGGRPALPSLFTITEEEEEQRSRRKKRRRGGSDCTFRDDEKKSSSHPDSSTSGHNTYTIPSPTDVQNTAGRPEPLGFKLDERQRLARERREEREKQNAAREAQWLEREERARQFYERQLEERKKRLEEQRIKEDRRRAAVEEKRRQKLQEEKARYEAVMRRTLERSQRTRPKSNRWSWGGVLTTSTSHNSDADRRSVSTMNLSKHTDPVITKRLSSSSATLVNSPDRALQKRTSVSSSCLVNKVQSRARGSREKILQDKPTGMRRMPLTPWENTVVSRLQAPTHSYLARSRSAMSLSGDAVTPVCPRSASCHPMSSQSFKSLQSRSAERPMRAGLSLERPIRAGYAGPETLPRRKTTHNIPVDRKDKDYVRKSWSNLSYPTPSLTTLPTKRAPSPSSQRSRTSQHLSTRSSAKPPPVSQKPPITKKSRSPPPPASIPLSPSNPSLSPGNLRPNRVPSESPRATPEGENGRKVEDEAKTEVEAERQEEAEPRTRSAKSPAEGTVPKAEPAGESGVGSPAVRTSAGTTDPEEASRLLSEKRRQAREQREREEEERRQQEEAERRHREEMARRKAEERARREEEAQRVAEEKKQKEEEEKRLEEERLQREREETERLQKQKEEEEARQREEAERLRQEREKHFQKEEAERLERKKRLEEIMKRTRRSDQKSTVQRNGEVSQQRGQDSAPGSPSISVLSPRSPEISEHRNGHTNPDPNPSSHTLPPAEHSLSTEADLRENGVISETQEFEEVIDLPVAKFSRQEGDGEEEDERRKTPLLAFRENGSSHNLNPREDAQTQQQQQQVMSE, from the exons ATGCCGGCACCCCCCAGGCTGAGGAGGGGAGGCTGTGCCAGTGCCAGTGGCAGTGGCTGTGGCAGTGGCAGTGGCTGTGGCAGAGGCACTGGCAGAGGAGGTGGCAGCGGTGGTGGCAGGCCGGCTCTGCCCTCGCTCTTCACCAtcactgaggaagaggaggaacagAGGAGCCGCCGCAAGAAACGCAGGAGAGGAG GCTCAGACTGCACCTTCAGAGACGATGAGAAGAAATCCTCCAGTCACCCGGACTCGTCCACCTCCGGACACAACACCTACACCATCCCCAGCCCCACCGATGTTCAGAACACTGCAGGTAGACCAG AACCTCTGGGTTTTAAGCTGGATGAGAGACAGAGACTCGCCCGAGAGAGACGAGAGGAGCGGGAGAAACAGAACG ctgcTCGGGAGGCGCAGTGGTTGGAGCGTGAGGAGAGGGCGAGGCAGTTCTATGAGAGGCAGTTGGAGGAGAGGAAGAAGCGTCTGGAGGAACAGAGGATAAAGGAGGACAGGAGACGCGCCGCGGTGGAGGAGAAACGACGGCAGAAACTCCAGGAGgagaag GCGCGCTATGAGGCTGTGATGAGGAGAACTCTGGAGAGAAGCCAGAGGACCCGACCAAAATCCAACCGCTGGAGCTGGGGAGGAGTCCTCACCACCAGCACCTCCCACAACAGcg atGCTGACAGAAGGTCAGTCTCCACCATGAATCTGTCCAAACACACAGATCCAGTTATAACCAAACGTTTGTCCTCGTCTTCTGCCACGCTGGTAAACTCACCGGACAGAG CTTTGCAGAAGCGGACGTCCGTCTCCTCGTCCTGTTTAGTAAATAAAGTTCAGTCTAGAGCTCGAGGTTCCAGAGAGAAGATCCTGCAGGACAAGCCCACAG gtatGCGTCGGATGCCTTTAACCCCGTGGGAGAACACTGTGGTCAGTCGTCTGCAGGCTCCCACTCACTCGTACCTGGCCCGGAGCCGCAGCGCTATGTCTCTCTCCGGAGATGCAG TGACCCCCGTTTGTCCTCGCTCAGCTTCCTGTCACCCAATGAGCTCGCAGTCCTTCAAGTCCCTGCAGTCACGCAGCGCCGAGCGGCCAATGAGGGCCGGCCTCAGCCTGGAACGACCAATCAGAGCCGGTTACGCCGGACCGGAAACTCTCCCTCGCAGAAAGACAACGCACAACATCCCG GTGGACAGGAAGGATAAGGACTATGTGAGAAAGTCCTGGAGTAATCTGTCCTATCCCACTCCATCACTAACTACATTACCCACCAAGAGAGCGCCAtcaccgagcagccagcgcagcAGAACCAGCCAGCACCTGTCTACCAG AAGTTCCGCTAAACCACCTCCCGTCTCCCAGAAGCCTCCCATCACCAAAAAGTCCCGGTCTCCGCCTCCACCAGCCTCCATACCCCTGTCTCCTAGCAACCCCTCCCTGTCGCCCGGCAACCTGAGGCCGAATAGGGTACCATCTGAAAGCCCCAGAGCGACCCCAGAGGGCGAGAATGGCAGGAAGGTGGAAGATGAGGCAAAAACGGAGGTGGAGGCTGAGAGACAGGAAGAGGCGGAGCCTAGAACCAGATCTGCTAAGTCTCCAGCAGAGGGCACTGTTCCAAAAGCAGAGCCTGCAGGAG AGAGCGGTGTCGGTTCTCCAGCAGTCAGAACCTCAGCAGGAACCACAGATCCAGAGGAAGCCTCTCGACTGCTGTCTGAGAAACGCCGTCAGGCCAGAGAACAGAGGGAGcgcgaggaggaggagaggaggcagCAGGAGGAGGCTGAGAG acggcACAGAGAGGAGATGGCTCGTAGGAAAGCGGAggagagagcgaggagagaggaggaggctCAGCGAGTGGCGGAGGAGAAGAaacagaaggaggaggaggagaaacgaCTAGAGGAGGagagactgcagagagagagagaggagacggAGCGCCTGCAGAAACAg aaggaggaagaggaggcccGGCAGCGTGAGGAAGCTGAGCGTTTACGTCAGGAGAGAGAGAAGCACTTTCAGAAAGAGGAGGCAGAGAGACTGGAGAGGAAGAAG CGCCTTGAAGAGATCATGAAACGCACACGCCGCTCTGATCAG AAAAGCACAGTCCAGAGGAATGGAGAGGTGAGCCAGCAGCGCGGTCAGGACTCCG CTCCAGGTAGTCCCTCCATCAGCGTCTTGTCTCCGCGCTCACCTGAGATCTCTGAGCACAGAAACGGCCACACCAACCCCGACCCCAACCCCAGCTCTCACACACTGCCCCCTGCAGAACACAG TTTGAGTACAGAAGCTGATCTGAGAGAAAACGGTGTGATCTCAGAGACGCAGGAGTTTGAGGAAGTGATAGATCTGCCCGTGGCCAAGTTCTCCCGTCAGGAGGGGGACGGAGAGGAAGAGGATGAGAGGAGGAAGACTCCTCTACTGGCCTTCAGAGAGAACGGCAGCTCCCATAACCTGAACCCCCGGGAGGACGCTCagacccagcagcagcagcagcag